The sequence below is a genomic window from Oreochromis niloticus isolate F11D_XX linkage group LG3, O_niloticus_UMD_NMBU, whole genome shotgun sequence.
TCTTTTCAGAGCCACACACTTTAAACTGACGAGCATACTTCCTACTGACAAATATGCAGTTACTATGTTGCCACAGATGTAGACCTTTGTGTCACTGGGTGGTATTAATCCGCTGCAATGACCCAGACGACTGAAATGTTTTCCTACTTTTTAGATTGTGGAAAGACAAACTCACTACAAACGCtgaatagggctttggagttgacgtcacgccgcagtgcattgtgggatcgCGGCGCCATGTCCGCCGTTGTCCTATCCCGATATCTTcgcgtaccttgtctgtggagtcagcgcataggGGAAAGCATTTTCGTAATTATAAATCCCTAGAGGCGCACATCTAACTCACAAACGGttgggtacaagatttggccGTTAAGCCTCCACGTTGTGTACATTGaccatatgaccaagatacagccagaggttgcaCATAACATTGACTTCTCCTCAGCACCTGGCCCAGAACTTGCTCTAGATGAACGATTCATGATTGatgccatgtaaatagtttgcatttcatgtgtatgtacatgtgaacagatcttgaattacaaaaaaatatatttatatatttatgttttttgttttattgaaaccactttacagaaagtacaattatttacaatgaactgtacatgcaacacagcagtTTTATGAATAttcaacaagagcaagtttcatttggccctggtttgacaaccacactggggcacatattcaccaaaacacagcacaccTTAACAttcttatcaagcagtgttgtcttcaccctcacatgatATGAGTAATCGGATTGGCATTGTAGTGTGTAGTATTTTGAACTTGTTACGCAAACTACCTATTACTCGCTCAACATGAATTCTCAGGTGGGCGATTGCTCTCGTTTGGGGATGGCAGAGAACTCGATATCCGCTCGTCTGACCGCTGCAATCCAAGCCTGACGTCTtcgtttagtaatatcggatacatgagATTGTGAGattatattatcttatgccatgttatacccctaattaaagattgtgaaattattatgtagttttagtttgcattattctcctgaattagaagaaggtgataactattacatgtattaaactgatttgtattacattagactgctgatttattgtgaatgaatgatattgtttatgatgcattatactgctgagttataagaaatactgttttcagagagtcatggccttatttgtctgattagaaaagaacagaacatactgcacaggaagccaaggtcataacttaggccccataagagagaaagaatgtaaATGTTTAGGTTTTTACGagtaggtgggggccactagaggctataacaGTTTGAGTAACCCTCCACCAgtttgagatttgctgtgaccctctgcatgcatgtctccccatccggatggtttatgctcaaaagtgttgaattgtatgtaATAAAgaaattgttgattgagcatttatacaccgagtattgtccttccttcagcccaaagatcgaAAGAATTGGGAGGATTTAACAAGATCCCTCCGGTTGCCTCCAGGAGgggaaacgatgaaaagagagcccattttccagcttcttgccttccctATCGTGTGATCTACCGTTGCAACCGACAACACAgtacgtacgaaccatagctgacgCTTCCATGTGCTTTGTctggcctactgtcatggcgtgACATGTGAGTTTGTATTTGGCACTTGTGTTTCAGTTCCAAGTATACTTTTTCTATTGTTCCTGATATGCAAAATTGAGTTAGTCATTACACTAAAATGCTGTGGCACAGAAAACTAGTGTCAACATTCATGCTGCAGCTTTCTGTTGTACTGTCTTGTGTCTTTATCGTTTTAGTCGTCTGTATTCGTTTTGTCGCAGTTTCTCCATACATGCAATTTTTGTGGTCCTGTGTCTGTTATATGCAGCACTATGctcttttctttgcaagctcctttgaccaGTATGCTCTcgcttcactgtgtactgtactgcacatggttgaaatgacaaACCCATCTGACTTGATGTGCACTTTATAAACACACAATTAGGATACAAAGGGGTTGTTTGTTGGACTATTAGAGGGCAAAAATGTACACTAAGAAAGATATGAATTGGTATCATTActtatttctttcttctttttttttgtattttttccccaCTTGTGCCCCTGGATGGATGACACCTTTAGCATTTGCCTATGCCACAGTCAGGCTCTGCTGTGTCCTTCGCATCCAACTTTCCTAGCGATGCCCAAAGAGGAATTTCCATCAAAGCATCTTCAATCTAATTCCTAATTTGATGGCTCTGTAGCCACCTTTCACTTTCTAGCTGCCTTTATATGATGCAACTATTGTAGTAATTGCTGTGCATAACATGGAGTTGTACAGGGGGGATGATTTCTTTTGGTGTTCAGAGGTGAATTTTGGTAATCAGTCTCTCACTAAACCCACTCCTGTGACTGGTCATCACATGATGGAGTGGATGGAAGATATCAGCATTATACTTATCATGGACAAAAAtctgtgtttacatgtttttCAGTAGGTGGAAGAATCACAGAATCCTCCAGAAAGAGCAGCAGAGATATACTGGGCATAAATAAAGACACTATACTAGATTAAACTGAGGTCGCTATCCAGGACATGAGATAAGCTTTATTAGTCCCAGAGCTGGGAAATGCACCAACGTGGGCAGAAcaggataaaataaataacaaatattaacaacaatattactatgattaaataaataaaatagatacaatgataaaataatgtttGACTAGTAGTGACTGTAGAAAAGCCTGTGTTAGGGTgaactacattacccagcagcctctgggCAGTGATGGGATTCATGGGATTTCGGAGCTGGATGGTGTTCGTTCGTTCCTGGGCTggcgattgaggagagagctgctgggaagggaagcaaatagcccatcctgtatttgttggggatggtgtgcgtCAATTAAaagtgagttaatgttccatgctcaagaagtttaccctgctacttgtgtgtattgggtTTAGTGGCCGTTAGcatatgtgctagttagcgatagctatgacagcccagttatttgattgttttgggcttgttcttGCTCTGTTTGGTCCACCTGCCAATTGATGTGAATTTGTACGCTGAAACAGCGCTGCATTACGTAGTGGTTAAGTAGGGGGCTGACTGTTTACTAGGTGCATCATCATAAGtgggtcatctcttgtgttggagtgccctcttgtggcgccttttgggtagtgcctcaGTAAATGTGAAACCGTAAGtgatatcaaactgatttgTGGTGGAGGGATTTGTTACCAGTTTTCTTAATCTTTGATCCGTATTCATGCCTGTTCTATTATTGTTCTGTTTCCTATGccctgttcttaatcatagaaaccacaccatatcatccctccacatcctcctactgtatgccatacCTTCCTGTACCATCCATCTGACcgccaataaactccacctgtggtaatctaatccctggatgtcagcctctccttctgaccgaggatagtTACTATTGCAGCACAccccagcattaaactgacgtacaccattctgtacagtgaCAACAAGACAAGGTTTAACAGTGAGATGGCTggatgggtgttttttttagcaGGTATTCTCAATGTGTAATACTCAGTtactgtcagtgcgccccagggtggctgtggctacaatgtagcttgccatcaccagtgtgtgaatgtgtgtgtgaatgggtggatgactggttgtgtaaagcgctatacaaatacaggtcaTTTACCATAGTGATCagtttgtggatgtgtgtattCACGTGTTCATTGACTGCTGTTGTTTATTGTAGAGTCAGTAACTGTAGAAGGAAACAGAGTCAATGCAGACTAAGAGATCAGAGCTAAAGTGTGGAAGCGAGCTGCTGTAAGGTCACTAATGAAGCTTCTGATGTGCAACAATGTGAGTGAAACTGTGCTTTGGTTAGAAGTGAGCAGCTGTCACAGAAGTGTCGCTGCTCCGTGGGCCTCCAGCAGCATCGGTGTGTTTGCTGGGAGCTCGCGGCGTCACTTTGTCCCACAGCTGCGCTCACCAGATGCTGCTTTTAACTCGGAGTGCGTGAACAAACATGTGTATCAGCTGGAAAATGCTTTTTAGGGAGCTCTGCTGCGGCTCTATCGGTTTTAGCAGAGAAAAGAGTGCAAGAAGCCGCCGAGCAGCGCTGAGCTTCGCACCGAGTCGCTGAGCTTTAGGAGCTCCACGAACCGAGAGCAGAGAGCACGAGAGCCCGACACGAGGCCTGCACCAGGAGACACAAGCCCGCTGTGGACTGCTCCACTGTCGGCCTGCAGTGCTGCTCACAAACTCACTTTGAGCTCTTTGATCCCGAGACACgaaacacaaaatgaagcaTTGCGGGGCACACGCGAGAGCTGCGCGCGCTGCCTTCACTCTCCACGGTTCTCATGGTGCGTTTAAGTGCAGCGTGGCGCTTCCGACTTGCCATCACTGTACCGTGAATCTCTTTGACTCTCGTTCAGACGCGAAAGAGGAAAATGTCCGAGGAAGCTCCCGCACCTGCTCCCGCCCCGGCCAAGGCggccaagaagaagaagacgacggCTTCCAAGCCCAAGAAGGTCGGCCCCAGCGTGGGCGAGCTGATTGTGAAAGCCGTGGCCGCTTCCAAGGAGCGCAGCGGCGTGTCCgcagcagtgttgccaactcctcagtaaggaaaatcgctattggttgtcctaaaagtcgctagaagtcgctaaatgacgtcatcacctaatttgcataattggtcatgctaatataattgtaacctatgttgttggagagagaaataacatcgtggaagagacataaagtgagtaaaaacgtcctaaatgcatttagagtttatttagaactacaaattaaatttcttttagcaattattgttttttttaatgtcacaattccaaccctgctcctttacccgggcttggaccggcaaaagtgatccgaaataggcactctggtggagttactttgtgtgtgtgtgtttataagtagttttaaaccttgtgatccacaaaacagcataagagtaaaagagtaaaagaagaactgactgtgttacagcacccgctgcttgttgagagtaaaagcgatatgcgctttcacgtctttttttagcgacttttttaagaaaaaaagtcgctagggggtctgaaaactcgctaaatatagcgacaaagtcgctaagttggcaacactggtccGCAGCCGCTCTCAAGAAGGCTCTGGCTGCCGGAGGCTACGATGTGGACAAGAACAAGGCCCGCGTCAAGACCGCCATCAAGAGCCTGGTGGCGAAGGGCACTCTGGTGCAGACCAAGGGCACCGGGGCCTCCGGATCCTTCAAGATGAACAAGAAGGCTACTGAGAGCAAAGCCAAGAAGCCCGCCAAGAAAGTCGCTCCTAAAGCCAAGAAGCCCGCCGCTGCCAAAGCCAAGAAACCGGCAGCAGCTGCTAAGAAGTCGCCCaagaaggcagcagcagccaagaagCCCGCAGCCGCTAAGAAGTCGCCCAAGAAGGCCAAGAAGCCCGCGGCGGCGGCCAAGAAAGCGCCCAAAAGCCCCAAGAAGGCGGCCAAGAGCCCCAAGAAGGTGCTGAAGAAGGCTCCCGCAGCAAAGAAGTCCCCCGCCAAGAAGGCCGCCAAGCCCAAAGTCAAGAAGGCagccacagcagccaagaagaagTGAGCTGCCACCACTCTCACACTCAACAACGGCTCTTCTCAGAGCCACCACAGCAACACACAAGAGCTCCTTCCTCACACTCACTCAACACTCTGTTATTCACAATAGTGTCCTTATTGTTAAAGCACACACTTTTCCCCATTTCTCTCATTACATTTACGACTTTTATTAGTATCATGATGCACATTAGTGCTGTCTGCAGAAGTCTACAACTCCAGAAAAGACAATACAAATATTAACAACTCAATATTTACAATCATACCTTCATAGTACAAGACATCACACCACTTCTTGTTTTACTATGAGACACTATCATACAAGAAATACACCTTTAAAAGTTATCacctacattttaaaatattctatTACAAAACACAACTAATGTGActgaaaatattacatttatagATGCATGTTATTATCTCTGTATGAAATATGTTTCacttctattttttattttttaaaagcctaCACTGGCTGTTTTAGTGGAAGTGCACTGTATAATTTATTGATACTTAGCCAATATTTAACACTTGAAATGCTCTACTCTACAACCTTACCTGACTAAATCTAGGTCAGTTGAATTGATATTTGGTGATTTCAAGGACACATTTTACTCCAGGCTGAACCCATACAGCTGTTTATTTTAccatgtatttatttcattacTCATTTCATAACCAATTTGATTCATGTACATTTGAACTAATGGAGTTCTGTTGCATTAAGGATGCGGGcaattcttttattttaaaatatagtcTTGAGGTTTACTTCTTGACCTCATGATTCTTTGGATATCCCAGCTGAAGAAGAGTCTGGGGCTGCCCTGTGTCCCCCTCAGTTTTCCACTAATTCTGTTGTTCAGTCTGGGGGGCTGTTCTTCCCCCAGGCTAGTAACTGTGGCTTCCTGTTTATCTGGCTGAGGCAGCTTTTACTCCTCATTTTATGACAGACAGACCCTCACTGTCAGTAACTTCTTCCCTTCTTACAGTTACATACCAAAGTTTATAGCTAAACCAAGTGATTTGGCACGTCAGAGGTCAGAGTTCAGCAACTTAATGTCATTCTTGAGAGTTTTAAGGTcgcatgaaatgctttgagaacTCAAATCCACTATTGTCCTTAAAACAGGGGTTGAAAAAGTCATTCTAACCAAACCCACACTTACCAATGATTTCCTGTTCTTCTGATCTCCAGCCGCCCCCTGTTATCTAAGCAAACCTGAGCACTTTCTATTCTTCTAATCGTTTTATTCTACTCACAATAGACACAAAAACCTGAGCGTAGATGTAAGTGACTTTGCAAAATGTCCCAAATTCAGCAGCAGTGCTGAACATGTTGCTAACAGCTCCACATTTTCCTCCCTCTGTATCTGGATAGTTTCTGCAGTAGCAAAGAACTCCACccgtccctctcctcctcctcctgttctGATTTCCTATTGTGTTTGACAAGGTTTGTGGTCTTGGCACATCATGAACTGCGTGTTGTCTGTTTCCATGAGCTGCGGATCTGCTTTTATTATCAAGCGAGTGAACCATGATGCATGTTTATAGTCATAGTTATGAAGCTAATAATTAGTGATAtcccatttattttaaatcagtaaGATGAGCAATGAGGTTGAACAAGGCACGAGCCTTAATCACACAGCAGGAGAGACGGAAGCTTTTtgctttggttttattttgagaCCCGAAGTGTAATCTCTGTTCTTGTCTTCTGAATAATACAAACACACTCTGCTTAGgagttaatattatttttttttttgaatgtggATTATAATCCCTTACTGTGAAAGATGAAGTGAATGAATGTACACTTGACAATGAATCAAGATGCATAATCTACATCTCCCAGTACACGAGTTGTTAAAGACACAGTAATAAGAAGAAGGATGTTTGCTCAGAGAGAAGTGTGTGGCTCTTAAAAGAGCCTTTGTTGTTGGTGAAGCTGAGCGCTTTGCGTTTACTTGGCCTTGACGGGCTTCTCGGTCTTCTTGGGCAGCAGCACAGCCTGGATGTTGGGCAGCACACCACCCTGAGCGATGGTGACTCCCCCCAGGAGCTTGTTGAGCTCCTCGTCGTTGCGCACAGCCAGCTGCAGGTGACGTGGGATGATGCGAGTCTTCTTGTTGTCGCGGGCTGCGTTGCCAGCCAGCTCCAGGATCTCAGCGGTCAGGTACTCGAGCACAGCTGCCAGGTAAACGGGGGCGCCGGCTCCCACACGCTCCGCATAGTTGCCTTTGCGCAGCAGTCTGTGGACACGACCCACGGGGAACTGAAGCCCGGCACGGGATGAGCGGGTCTTAGCCTTAGCTCTGGCTTTGCCTCCAGTTTTTCCGCGACCACTCATTTTGATGCTATCTTCTTTAGAGTATCAACACTGAAAGGAAATGTGGTCCGATCTGCTCAAAGCCTCGCTTATATTTCCGCGGAGCGCGGGCAGCTTCGTCACGCACCAATCGCAGAGAGGCTTGCGGCAGCGCGAGAATTCAATGCACTTTTCTCCAATGAGCGGCACACACCGAGGCGGGGCGGTGCTCCTCTGAACGGGGCTGAGCACCACGTGGAGCCCCTCGCCAATCACGAGCCGGAGCGGCACCGCGTCACATCCTGTCACACACTTTAAGAGCAGCGAGTCTCCTGAAGTTGCTACATTTTCTGCTATTAGCACAGGGAaagcaaagagagaaagaatggcAAGAACCAAGCAGACCGCTCGCAAGTCTACTGGCGGCAAAGCACCCAGGAAGCAGCTGGCCACCAAGGCCGCTCGTAAGAGCGCCCCGGCCACCGGAGGCGTCAAGAAGCCCCATCGTTACAGGCCCGGTACCGTGGCTCTTCGTGAGATCCGCCGTTACCAGAAATCCACCGAGCTGCTGATCCGCAAGCTGCCCTTCCAGCGCCTGGTCCGTGAGATCGCCCAGGACTTCAAGACCGACCTGCGCTTCCAGAGCTCTGCTGTCATGGCTCTGCAGGAGGCCAGCGAGGCTTACCTGGTCGGACTCTTCGAGGACACCAACCTGTGCGCCATCCACGCCAAGAGGGTCACCATCATGCCCAAAGACATCCAGCTGGCTCGCCGCATCCGCGGAGAGAGAGCTTAAGCGCGCTACACGCTCTCCTACCAACAAAGGCTCTTTTCAGAGCCACCTCACTCACACCAAGAGCTCGCTCCTTTTTTACTATTACATCAATCTTATAATGATACTTAAATGTTTATGCTGTTTCTATACTAGAAACTACCGTTGGCATGAAGGTGGA
It includes:
- the LOC109198948 gene encoding histone H1 gives rise to the protein MSEEAPAPAPAPAKAAKKKKTTASKPKKVGPSVGELIVKAVAASKERSGVSAAALKKALAAGGYDVDKNKARVKTAIKSLVAKGTLVQTKGTGASGSFKMNKKATESKAKKPAKKVAPKAKKPAAAKAKKPAAAAKKSPKKAAAAKKPAAAKKSPKKAKKPAAAAKKAPKSPKKAAKSPKKVLKKAPAAKKSPAKKAAKPKVKKAATAAKKK
- the LOC100692733 gene encoding histone H3, with product MARTKQTARKSTGGKAPRKQLATKAARKSAPATGGVKKPHRYRPGTVALREIRRYQKSTELLIRKLPFQRLVREIAQDFKTDLRFQSSAVMALQEASEAYLVGLFEDTNLCAIHAKRVTIMPKDIQLARRIRGERA
- the LOC109198961 gene encoding histone H2A, which produces MSGRGKTGGKARAKAKTRSSRAGLQFPVGRVHRLLRKGNYAERVGAGAPVYLAAVLEYLTAEILELAGNAARDNKKTRIIPRHLQLAVRNDEELNKLLGGVTIAQGGVLPNIQAVLLPKKTEKPVKAK